One window from the genome of [Mycobacterium] stephanolepidis encodes:
- a CDS encoding alkaline phosphatase D family protein yields MTAIPRRTVLRAALLGLAIAPAAACGPALVTTRPRLTHGVASGFPRADGALIWARSDRPATMLVETAATESFSEVRRFTGPVLTPESDGTGRLRLTGLPADAEVHYRVTLDSDGALSEPVTGVFRTAPTAARNVRLIWSGDVAGQGFGINPDVGGMRIFRTMADRNPQFFLHSGDTVYADVPIQETLTLPDGRIWRNEVSEAKSAVAQTLDQYRGQHAYNLTDANYRYFNARVPQLVQWDDHEVLNNWYPGEVLENDKYTEKRVDVLAQHGHRAFHEWQPTEPREAVDGLVYQRVSYGPLLDVFILDMRSYKDPNSTNRQQHGAIFGARQTEWLINAMASSRAVWKIVANDLPLALVVPDGKTNFEAVANGDNGPPLGRETELAHILSQLKARQVRNVVWLTADVHYTAAHEYSPARAAFTDFDPFWEFVSGPLHAGAGQEKPLDGTFGPRADYVHAAPPDQQSPLDGYQHFGQVDIDGASGDLTVTLCDAAGSALYTRSLARA; encoded by the coding sequence ATGACAGCCATTCCGCGCCGCACAGTCCTGCGCGCCGCTCTGCTTGGGCTCGCCATTGCTCCGGCGGCGGCATGCGGGCCGGCGTTGGTGACGACTCGTCCGAGACTGACGCATGGAGTCGCAAGCGGATTCCCCCGCGCCGACGGGGCGTTGATCTGGGCACGCTCGGATCGCCCCGCCACCATGCTCGTCGAAACAGCTGCCACCGAGAGCTTCTCGGAGGTGCGACGTTTCACCGGTCCGGTACTCACGCCGGAGTCGGACGGTACCGGCAGGCTGCGCCTCACCGGCCTGCCCGCGGACGCCGAGGTGCACTATCGGGTGACACTGGACTCCGATGGAGCCCTGAGTGAGCCTGTCACCGGTGTCTTCCGGACAGCGCCGACCGCCGCACGAAATGTGCGACTGATCTGGTCCGGCGATGTCGCGGGACAAGGGTTCGGCATCAATCCAGACGTCGGCGGGATGAGAATCTTCCGCACCATGGCGGACCGAAATCCGCAGTTCTTCCTCCACAGCGGGGACACGGTGTACGCGGATGTTCCGATTCAGGAAACGTTGACCCTGCCCGACGGGCGGATCTGGCGCAACGAGGTATCCGAGGCGAAAAGCGCTGTGGCACAGACGCTCGACCAATACCGCGGTCAACACGCATACAACCTCACCGATGCCAACTACCGATACTTCAACGCACGCGTTCCGCAACTCGTGCAGTGGGATGACCACGAGGTGCTCAACAACTGGTATCCCGGCGAGGTTCTGGAGAACGACAAGTACACCGAAAAGCGAGTCGATGTGCTTGCACAGCACGGACACCGGGCATTCCATGAATGGCAACCGACTGAACCCCGCGAAGCCGTTGACGGCCTTGTGTACCAACGAGTCTCATACGGCCCGCTATTGGACGTGTTCATTCTCGACATGCGCAGCTACAAGGACCCCAACTCCACCAACCGGCAGCAGCACGGCGCCATCTTCGGTGCCCGCCAAACCGAATGGCTGATCAACGCCATGGCCTCATCCAGGGCCGTATGGAAGATCGTCGCCAATGACCTGCCACTGGCGCTGGTGGTACCCGACGGCAAGACGAACTTCGAGGCCGTCGCCAACGGCGACAACGGCCCCCCGCTGGGGCGAGAAACCGAACTGGCACACATACTCTCGCAACTGAAAGCGCGACAGGTCCGCAATGTGGTGTGGCTGACGGCCGACGTGCACTACACCGCTGCGCATGAATACTCGCCTGCGCGTGCCGCATTCACAGACTTCGACCCGTTCTGGGAGTTCGTGTCGGGTCCGCTGCACGCCGGCGCAGGCCAGGAGAAGCCGCTCGACGGAACCTTCGGACCGCGTGCGGATTACGTCCACGCGGCGCCGCCAGATCAGCAGTCACCGCTGGATGGTTACCAGCATTTCGGGCAGGTCGACATAGACGGCGCAAGCGGCGATCTCACCGTCACACTGTGCGACGCTGCCGGTTCCGCGCTGTACACCCGCAGCCTGGCACGCGCCTAA
- the glmM gene encoding phosphoglucosamine mutase — translation MGSLFGTDGVRGVANAELTAELAVALGSAAARSLASGHATAVVGRDPRASGEMLEAAVVAGIAAEGVDVLRVGVLPTPAVAYLTGAYGAAFGVMISASHNPMPDNGIKIFGAGGHKLDDSAEDAIEAQLDAPAARPTGAGIGRVRDAVDALDRYLHHVDNAATHPLSGVTVVVDCAHGAASDAAPLAYRAAGAHVIDINADPDGLNINDGCGSTHLGPLQAAVKAHDAHLGLAHDGDADRCLAVDADGNVIDGDAIMVVLAAAMAEAGELTDNTLVTTVMSNQGLHIAMRSVGIDVKVTGVGDRYVLEELRAGQFALGGEQSGHIVLPSLATTGDGIVTGLRLMSRMAQTGKSLADLASAMRSLPQTLINVRVSDKHTVAKAPEVLAAVAAVESELAGNGRILLRPSGTEQLVRVMVEADEQSTAQRLAERVAEVVGAV, via the coding sequence ATGGGCTCACTATTCGGCACTGACGGTGTGCGCGGTGTCGCGAATGCCGAGCTGACGGCCGAGCTCGCGGTCGCGCTGGGCTCCGCCGCGGCACGGTCGTTGGCCAGTGGTCACGCCACCGCGGTCGTGGGTCGAGACCCGCGCGCCAGTGGTGAGATGTTGGAGGCTGCGGTTGTCGCGGGTATCGCGGCAGAAGGTGTCGACGTGCTTCGGGTCGGTGTGCTGCCCACTCCTGCGGTGGCATACCTGACGGGCGCCTACGGCGCGGCCTTCGGCGTCATGATCTCGGCCTCGCACAATCCCATGCCCGACAACGGCATCAAGATCTTCGGCGCCGGCGGTCACAAGCTCGATGACTCCGCCGAGGACGCCATCGAGGCGCAATTGGATGCACCTGCGGCACGTCCGACCGGCGCGGGTATCGGTCGCGTGCGTGACGCCGTAGACGCTCTCGACCGGTATCTGCATCATGTCGATAATGCCGCCACCCATCCGCTGAGCGGAGTCACCGTGGTGGTCGACTGTGCGCACGGCGCGGCGTCCGACGCGGCGCCCTTGGCGTACCGCGCCGCCGGCGCCCACGTGATAGACATCAATGCCGATCCCGACGGCCTCAATATCAACGATGGTTGTGGGTCAACACATCTCGGTCCACTACAGGCCGCCGTGAAGGCGCACGACGCCCACCTAGGGCTTGCGCATGACGGCGACGCCGACAGATGCCTTGCGGTAGATGCGGACGGGAACGTCATCGATGGCGACGCCATCATGGTCGTGCTCGCCGCGGCGATGGCGGAAGCCGGTGAGCTCACCGACAACACGCTGGTCACCACGGTGATGAGCAATCAGGGATTGCATATCGCCATGCGTTCGGTGGGCATCGATGTCAAGGTGACCGGCGTCGGCGACCGCTATGTGCTGGAAGAGTTACGCGCGGGCCAATTCGCGCTGGGCGGTGAGCAATCCGGTCATATCGTGTTGCCCTCACTGGCCACTACCGGGGACGGAATCGTCACCGGTCTGCGCCTCATGTCCCGGATGGCTCAAACAGGTAAGTCTTTGGCCGATCTTGCGTCGGCGATGCGCAGCCTGCCTCAAACGCTCATCAACGTGCGGGTCTCGGACAAGCACACAGTGGCGAAGGCGCCTGAGGTGCTTGCGGCCGTTGCCGCTGTGGAGTCCGAGCTCGCGGGCAATGGCCGAATCCTGTTGCGTCCTTCTGGAACCGAGCAACTGGTTCGCGTCATGGTGGAGGCCGACGAGCAGTCTACCGCGCAGCGCCTCGCTGAGCGGGTGGCCGAGGTGGTCGGCGCGGTTTAG
- the rpsI gene encoding 30S ribosomal protein S9, with product MTDIAEEQTPEENADVAVDSGDQAVVEVVVEDSAEETAVKAAPRGPVVIDKPIQTVGRRKEAVVRVRLVPGTGKFHLDGRTLEEYFPNKVHQQLIKAPLVSVNRVDSVDIYAHLSGGGPSGQAGALRLAIARALIIVEPEDRPVLKKAGFLTRDPRAIERKKYGLKKARKAPQYSKR from the coding sequence GTGACCGATATCGCCGAAGAGCAGACCCCCGAAGAGAACGCGGACGTCGCAGTGGACAGCGGCGACCAGGCGGTCGTCGAGGTTGTTGTTGAGGACTCCGCCGAAGAGACTGCCGTCAAGGCCGCTCCTCGTGGGCCCGTCGTCATCGACAAGCCCATCCAGACCGTCGGCCGCCGTAAGGAGGCCGTGGTCCGCGTGCGCCTCGTCCCCGGTACCGGCAAGTTCCACCTGGATGGCCGCACCCTGGAGGAGTACTTCCCGAACAAGGTGCACCAGCAGCTCATCAAGGCGCCGCTGGTTTCCGTCAACCGTGTGGACAGCGTGGACATCTACGCTCACCTCTCCGGCGGCGGCCCCTCGGGTCAGGCCGGCGCGCTGCGTCTCGCCATCGCCCGTGCGCTCATCATCGTGGAGCCCGAGGACCGTCCGGTGCTGAAGAAGGCCGGCTTCCTCACTCGTGACCCGCGTGCGATCGAGCGTAAGAAGTACGGTCTCAAGAAGGCCCGTAAGGCGCCTCAGTACTCGAAGCGCTGA
- the rplM gene encoding 50S ribosomal protein L13, producing the protein MPTYTPKAGDITTSWYVIDATDVVLGRLAVQAATLLRGKHKPTYAPHADGGDFVVIINAEKIALSGKKLTDKFAYRHSGFPGGLRKRSIGEQLEKFPTRTVEKAIIGMLPKNKLGRQIERKLKVYAGPEHPHAAQQPIPFEIKQVAQ; encoded by the coding sequence GTGCCTACCTACACGCCGAAGGCGGGTGACATCACCACGAGCTGGTATGTCATCGACGCCACGGATGTAGTGCTCGGCCGTCTTGCCGTTCAAGCAGCCACCCTGCTGCGCGGCAAGCACAAGCCGACCTACGCCCCCCATGCTGATGGTGGCGATTTCGTCGTCATCATCAACGCAGAGAAGATTGCCCTCAGCGGCAAGAAGCTCACCGACAAGTTCGCCTACCGTCACTCGGGCTTCCCGGGCGGTCTGCGCAAGCGCAGCATCGGCGAGCAGCTGGAGAAGTTCCCCACTCGCACGGTGGAGAAGGCAATCATCGGCATGCTGCCCAAGAACAAGCTTGGCCGCCAGATCGAGCGCAAGCTCAAGGTGTACGCAGGTCCCGAGCACCCGCACGCCGCGCAGCAGCCGATCCCGTTCGAGATTAAGCAGGTGGCTCAGTGA
- a CDS encoding WXG100 family type VII secretion target — protein sequence MQITYNHGEIDALVADVKGVIGKIQAHLEELQHDVDPLIQQAEGQEASAYQEYQKAWHQSADDLNQILTQLNSKVDQGNQDAISTDNSAAGAWG from the coding sequence ATGCAGATTACCTATAACCACGGTGAGATTGATGCGTTGGTTGCGGACGTCAAGGGCGTCATCGGCAAGATCCAGGCTCATCTCGAGGAGCTACAACATGACGTGGATCCTCTGATTCAGCAAGCTGAAGGTCAGGAAGCGAGTGCGTACCAGGAGTACCAGAAGGCTTGGCACCAGTCCGCGGATGATCTCAACCAGATCCTGACCCAGCTCAACTCCAAGGTTGACCAGGGCAACCAGGACGCAATTTCGACCGACAACAGCGCTGCTGGCGCCTGGGGCTGA
- a CDS encoding WXG100 family type VII secretion target, translating to MASVFQNDLGLLDATSKKIQNKHQEFAAIQNQLRDRVAVGTSTWQGSARRAFDEAMARFDQEMGDIQKVLLQISDTMESNKRRIQEMDEGQTF from the coding sequence GTGGCTAGCGTATTTCAGAATGACCTGGGGCTACTCGATGCAACGTCGAAGAAGATCCAGAACAAGCACCAGGAGTTCGCCGCGATTCAGAACCAGCTGCGCGACCGTGTAGCGGTGGGCACCAGCACGTGGCAGGGTTCGGCACGACGCGCCTTTGACGAGGCTATGGCTCGTTTCGATCAGGAGATGGGCGACATCCAGAAGGTGCTCCTGCAGATCTCCGACACCATGGAGTCGAACAAGCGTCGCATCCAGGAGATGGACGAGGGTCAGACCTTCTAA
- a CDS encoding type VII secretion-associated protein, translated as MILDRDPQIGTRVAIEVTETAVRARTDSGIHEAGHSDVRSAVAALDDEMALLPGRVVPSRALWAALFESLLTDQNAPVRLDSMQLIHPTAWSPGRRTVLSNAARMMAATLTVRSRAIALAERGVRTDLSGRSLVVVEVSPGEVAVTVVGHGSAGEPEATVRHLEERSWETKNAADVARAVAGAVEEAVRSEPTGVAAILVDSAESEMGEAIVDAVDRIGLTPGVSQVAGDSVFRDVGQAPRVSAFIDESAEEPIVARRPDWTPASPARSAPRLPAWWPLAVIGLAAAVVVTGVVLTVASARERRASPTAPVVATSLLVEGHVQFMVPAEWAVRRIPAGGAGSARVEVISPADPEAVVHVTQVRVKSTETLASTAETLRAAMTKESPGVFIDFKADDHKADRPAVTYTEVREGHDIAWTVLLDDDLRIGVGCQFKKNSYADVEQACDLAIRTAHAVKSGN; from the coding sequence GTGATCCTGGATCGCGACCCGCAGATAGGGACGCGGGTAGCGATCGAGGTGACCGAGACCGCAGTCCGGGCGCGAACCGACTCCGGCATCCACGAGGCCGGGCATTCCGATGTTCGGTCGGCAGTCGCCGCACTCGATGACGAGATGGCCCTGCTACCCGGTCGCGTGGTTCCGTCCCGTGCGCTTTGGGCGGCCCTGTTCGAGTCGTTGCTCACTGATCAGAATGCCCCGGTGCGCCTGGATTCCATGCAGCTGATCCATCCGACGGCGTGGAGTCCTGGACGGCGCACCGTGCTGTCGAATGCCGCGCGGATGATGGCCGCGACACTGACCGTGCGTTCGCGCGCTATCGCACTGGCCGAGCGCGGTGTCCGCACCGACTTGTCGGGGCGCTCACTGGTGGTGGTCGAGGTGTCACCCGGTGAGGTCGCAGTCACCGTCGTGGGGCACGGTTCCGCCGGTGAGCCGGAGGCGACGGTTCGGCATCTCGAAGAACGGTCCTGGGAAACCAAGAACGCCGCAGATGTTGCACGCGCCGTGGCGGGTGCCGTCGAGGAGGCGGTCCGAAGCGAACCGACGGGAGTCGCCGCGATCCTCGTCGACTCGGCCGAGAGCGAGATGGGGGAGGCGATTGTCGACGCGGTCGATCGGATCGGCTTGACTCCCGGGGTATCGCAGGTCGCCGGGGATTCGGTGTTCCGCGACGTCGGTCAGGCTCCACGTGTCTCGGCGTTCATCGATGAGTCGGCCGAAGAGCCCATTGTCGCCAGAAGGCCCGACTGGACACCCGCATCGCCCGCGAGATCCGCCCCGCGGCTTCCCGCGTGGTGGCCGCTTGCCGTGATTGGTCTGGCCGCCGCCGTGGTCGTCACCGGTGTTGTATTGACCGTGGCCTCCGCGCGGGAGCGGCGAGCGTCGCCGACAGCTCCCGTGGTGGCGACATCGCTGCTGGTAGAGGGGCATGTGCAGTTCATGGTGCCCGCCGAGTGGGCGGTACGGCGCATCCCTGCGGGCGGTGCCGGCTCAGCGAGGGTCGAGGTGATCTCACCCGCGGACCCCGAGGCGGTCGTGCATGTGACCCAGGTGCGGGTGAAGTCGACAGAAACCTTGGCCTCAACAGCCGAGACACTGCGAGCTGCCATGACGAAAGAGTCACCGGGGGTATTCATCGATTTCAAGGCCGACGACCACAAGGCGGACCGGCCAGCTGTCACCTACACCGAGGTTCGTGAGGGCCACGACATCGCGTGGACAGTGCTTCTGGACGACGACCTGAGAATAGGAGTTGGCTGCCAGTTCAAGAAGAATAGCTATGCTGATGTCGAACAGGCTTGTGATCTGGCAATCCGAACTGCACATGCGGTAAAGTCGGGTAACTAG
- the eccCa gene encoding type VII secretion protein EccCa, whose translation MNTTIFIRRPRLAVPRVPGGEVNVQPPPEIPRPVPSPIIAKIMPLVMVVAMVGMIAFFVTSGSFGGGAGGGMMRSPMFMLFPIMMMVSMVSMVSNSGGKGAKTSEINEDRKDYLRYLEVVRKNVTDTGAAQRKALLWNNPDPSALWTLAGGRRMWERRPGDSDYCHVRVGVGDQRLAAQLVAPEIGPVEELEPVASVALRRFVRTHSLVPELPIALNLRGFAAVTIDGSPEVARGMLRAMICQLAMFHGPDQFLVAAVVNRHAAPHWDWLKWLPHSQHPSAFDGVGSSRLVYHSLGEVEESLASLITERERFSRTAQPSPDRPQILIIVDSGTLIGSERLIVDHGIDSVTLVEIGTRVDPLAARRGMQLELTERGLGAKGNVGSEVFAHPDHLTVTEAMACARRLAPYRVLTGSGDEVQIQTEVSTRWSDIVGIGDPGLLNPEVVWRNRVGRDRLRVPIGIAVDGTPMELDIKEAAENGMGPHGLCIGATGSGKSEFLRTLTLGMIATHSPDALNLVLVDFKGGATFLGLDRAQHVAAIITNLAEEANLVSRMKDALAGEMNRRQELLRAAGNFANVTEYERARAAGASLAPLPALFIIVDEFSELLSQHPDFAELFVAIGRLGRSLHVHLLLASQRLDEGRLRGLESHLSYRLCLKTFSANESRAAIGVPDAYHLPNTPGSCYLKDDSGELTRFQTSYVSGAYVPYGPARRAVSSGGGGAAPRLFTAAPVALQMRPVEVVEDDTPAASEGAMGRSVIDTILDRVEGHGNPAHEVWLPPLDDSPTLGDLIPRHGRAGFDAVGSLTVPIGIVDRPYEQRRDPYIVDLSAAAGNVAIVGAPQSGKSMAIRTLVTSLAVTHSPAQVQFYCLDFGGGTLTSLAQLPHVGSVASRLESDLIRRTFAEMLTIVRSRENAFRAYGIDSMAEYRRRKGAGDPQLANDPFGDVFFIIDGWSTVRQEFEALEPQVTALAAQGLGFGVHTVVTASRWAEIRPALKDQIGTRVELRLGDPLDSDFDRKLAQLVPDGRPGRGITRDRRHMLIGLPRVDSVSSNQDLGEAISAAAASMRQRSSAEAPKVRMLPHKIDYAALVPQAPQNDQPNLRILVGINETELAPTFLEFGEQPHMMIFGDSECGKTGLLRTICREIVRTTTPQQVQLFIVDYRRTLLGVVETEHLAKYAMSSNTLVDEVPALIELLKSRMPGPDVTQQELRDRSWWSGPEIYILVDDYDLVALASGNPLLPLAEYLPHSKDIGLHVVIARRTSGASRAMFEPMMARMKDLSCIGLQMSGNKDEGVLLGTVRPSEQPAGRGTLVMRSGGQQLIQVAWSDPQ comes from the coding sequence GTGAACACCACAATATTCATTCGTCGGCCTCGGCTTGCGGTGCCTCGTGTCCCGGGTGGCGAGGTCAATGTTCAGCCGCCGCCGGAGATTCCGCGGCCGGTGCCGTCGCCGATCATCGCGAAGATCATGCCGCTGGTCATGGTGGTGGCGATGGTGGGCATGATCGCCTTCTTCGTCACCTCGGGGAGCTTCGGTGGTGGCGCGGGCGGCGGGATGATGCGCAGCCCGATGTTCATGCTGTTTCCGATCATGATGATGGTCTCGATGGTCAGCATGGTGTCCAACAGCGGCGGCAAGGGAGCCAAGACCAGCGAGATCAACGAGGATCGCAAGGATTACCTGCGGTACCTCGAAGTGGTGCGTAAGAACGTCACCGATACCGGTGCGGCCCAGCGCAAGGCCCTGCTCTGGAACAACCCGGACCCGTCCGCGCTGTGGACATTGGCCGGTGGCCGCCGCATGTGGGAGCGGCGTCCCGGAGACAGTGATTACTGCCATGTGCGTGTCGGAGTAGGGGATCAGCGTCTGGCAGCCCAGTTGGTGGCGCCGGAGATCGGTCCGGTCGAGGAGCTGGAGCCGGTCGCGTCAGTGGCGTTGCGGCGGTTCGTGCGGACGCACTCGCTGGTGCCCGAGCTGCCTATCGCGTTGAACCTGAGAGGTTTTGCGGCTGTCACCATCGACGGTTCGCCGGAGGTGGCGCGAGGCATGTTGCGCGCCATGATCTGCCAGCTCGCGATGTTCCACGGGCCCGACCAGTTCCTGGTGGCGGCGGTGGTCAATCGGCATGCCGCCCCACACTGGGACTGGCTCAAATGGCTTCCGCACTCTCAGCATCCGAGCGCCTTCGACGGCGTCGGCTCATCTCGACTCGTCTACCACTCACTGGGTGAGGTCGAGGAATCGCTGGCATCGCTCATCACCGAGCGGGAACGGTTCTCGCGGACCGCGCAGCCTTCCCCCGACCGGCCGCAGATTCTCATCATCGTCGACAGCGGCACACTGATCGGATCCGAACGCCTCATCGTCGACCACGGCATCGACTCGGTGACCCTCGTGGAGATCGGCACCAGGGTGGACCCGCTCGCGGCCCGTCGCGGAATGCAACTGGAGCTGACCGAGCGTGGGCTGGGCGCCAAAGGCAACGTCGGTTCCGAGGTCTTCGCCCACCCGGATCACCTCACCGTCACTGAGGCCATGGCCTGTGCGCGCCGCCTGGCGCCCTACCGGGTGCTGACGGGCAGCGGCGACGAGGTTCAGATCCAGACCGAGGTCAGCACACGCTGGTCCGACATCGTGGGTATCGGTGATCCCGGGTTGCTCAACCCGGAAGTAGTGTGGCGCAACAGGGTTGGCCGTGACAGGCTGCGGGTTCCGATCGGCATCGCGGTCGACGGCACTCCGATGGAGCTGGATATCAAGGAAGCCGCCGAGAACGGCATGGGTCCACACGGGCTCTGCATCGGTGCGACCGGTTCGGGTAAGTCGGAGTTCCTGCGCACGTTGACACTCGGCATGATCGCAACCCATTCGCCGGATGCGCTCAACCTCGTGCTCGTCGACTTCAAGGGTGGCGCGACGTTCCTCGGTCTGGACCGGGCGCAGCACGTCGCGGCCATCATCACCAACCTCGCCGAAGAGGCGAACCTGGTGTCCCGTATGAAGGACGCGCTCGCCGGCGAGATGAATCGGCGCCAGGAGCTGTTGCGTGCCGCGGGTAACTTCGCCAACGTCACCGAGTACGAGCGCGCCCGCGCTGCCGGTGCATCCCTCGCGCCACTGCCGGCACTGTTCATCATCGTCGACGAGTTCTCCGAATTGCTGAGTCAGCACCCGGATTTCGCAGAGTTGTTCGTCGCAATCGGCCGTCTGGGCCGGTCGCTGCACGTGCATTTGCTACTCGCTTCGCAGCGTCTGGATGAGGGCCGTCTACGCGGGTTGGAATCGCACCTGTCTTATCGACTCTGCCTGAAGACGTTCTCTGCCAACGAATCCCGTGCCGCCATCGGCGTGCCGGACGCCTATCATCTGCCCAACACTCCCGGTTCCTGTTACCTCAAGGACGACTCGGGCGAGTTGACGCGATTCCAAACCTCCTATGTGTCGGGCGCCTATGTGCCGTACGGGCCGGCGCGTCGGGCCGTCTCTTCGGGAGGCGGAGGTGCGGCGCCGCGCCTCTTCACCGCGGCGCCGGTGGCACTGCAGATGCGTCCCGTGGAAGTGGTCGAAGATGACACTCCGGCCGCGTCCGAAGGGGCAATGGGAAGGTCGGTCATCGACACGATCCTCGATCGCGTTGAGGGACATGGCAATCCGGCTCACGAGGTGTGGCTTCCGCCTTTGGACGATTCGCCCACGTTGGGCGACTTGATTCCTCGTCATGGTCGTGCCGGTTTCGACGCGGTGGGCAGCCTGACCGTTCCGATCGGAATCGTGGACCGGCCGTACGAGCAGCGGCGCGACCCGTACATCGTCGATCTGTCCGCTGCGGCGGGCAACGTCGCCATTGTCGGTGCACCCCAGTCCGGGAAGTCGATGGCTATCCGCACTCTGGTGACATCACTCGCGGTGACACACAGTCCCGCACAGGTGCAGTTCTACTGCCTGGACTTCGGTGGTGGCACGCTCACCTCGTTGGCGCAGCTACCGCATGTTGGTTCGGTGGCCAGCCGACTGGAATCAGACCTGATCCGGCGCACGTTCGCCGAAATGCTGACGATTGTCAGATCACGTGAGAATGCCTTCCGCGCCTACGGAATCGACTCGATGGCGGAGTATCGGCGGCGCAAGGGTGCCGGTGACCCGCAGCTTGCGAACGATCCTTTCGGCGACGTGTTCTTCATCATCGATGGCTGGTCGACCGTGCGTCAGGAGTTCGAGGCTCTCGAGCCACAGGTCACCGCGCTTGCGGCACAGGGGCTCGGTTTCGGAGTGCACACCGTGGTCACGGCGTCACGCTGGGCCGAGATCCGCCCGGCCCTGAAGGACCAGATCGGCACGCGCGTCGAGCTTCGTCTCGGTGATCCGCTGGACTCGGACTTCGATCGCAAGCTGGCACAGCTTGTTCCGGATGGCAGGCCGGGCCGCGGTATCACCCGCGACCGTCGGCACATGCTCATCGGATTGCCGCGCGTCGACAGTGTCTCGTCGAATCAGGACCTCGGTGAGGCGATCAGCGCAGCCGCGGCGAGCATGCGCCAACGCAGTTCGGCGGAAGCGCCGAAGGTTCGCATGCTGCCGCACAAGATCGATTACGCAGCATTGGTTCCGCAGGCGCCCCAAAACGATCAGCCGAACCTGCGCATCCTCGTCGGTATCAACGAAACCGAGCTGGCTCCGACGTTCCTGGAGTTCGGCGAGCAGCCGCACATGATGATCTTCGGCGACAGCGAGTGCGGTAAGACCGGATTGTTGCGCACCATATGCCGCGAGATCGTCCGCACCACCACCCCGCAACAAGTGCAGCTGTTCATCGTGGACTATCGGCGCACCCTGCTCGGTGTCGTCGAGACCGAGCATCTGGCCAAGTACGCGATGTCGAGCAACACCTTGGTGGACGAGGTGCCGGCGCTGATCGAGCTCCTCAAGTCGCGCATGCCGGGACCCGATGTGACTCAACAGGAATTGCGCGACAGGTCCTGGTGGTCCGGCCCGGAAATCTACATCCTGGTCGACGACTACGATCTGGTGGCGTTGGCAAGTGGAAACCCGCTGCTGCCGCTGGCGGAGTACCTACCGCATTCGAAGGACATCGGCCTGCACGTGGTGATCGCGCGCCGCACCAGCGGTGCCTCGCGGGCGATGTTCGAGCCGATGATGGCGCGCATGAAGGACTTGTCCTGCATCGGTTTACAGATGAGTGGCAACAAAGATGAGGGTGTTCTGCTAGGGACAGTGAGGCCGAGTGAGCAGCCTGCGGGCCGCGGCACCCTGGTCATGCGCTCGGGCGGTCAACAACTGATCCAAGTCGCCTGGAGCGATCCGCAGTGA